One window from the genome of Chloroflexota bacterium encodes:
- a CDS encoding MaoC family dehydratase: protein MTQESVITQQMRDAVGVESEPITHDVEKGAIVKFAQAIGDTNPLFNDEAAARQTRYGGIIAPPTFMRSLISNPAPDFKSPYSANLDGGSQWEYFHPVRPGDRITVTTMLADLFERPGRLGNMLFSVRETKYVNQFGQTVALQRTTGISYEP, encoded by the coding sequence ATGACACAGGAGTCGGTCATAACCCAGCAGATGCGCGATGCCGTCGGCGTGGAATCTGAGCCAATAACGCACGATGTCGAAAAGGGCGCAATCGTCAAGTTCGCGCAGGCTATCGGCGATACGAACCCGCTGTTCAACGACGAGGCAGCCGCGCGGCAGACGCGCTACGGCGGCATCATCGCGCCGCCCACGTTCATGCGCTCGCTTATATCCAACCCCGCGCCCGACTTCAAGAGTCCGTATTCCGCCAACCTAGACGGCGGTAGCCAGTGGGAATACTTCCATCCCGTTCGTCCCGGCGACCGCATCACGGTTACGACCATGCTCGCGGACCTGTTCGAGCGTCCCGGCAGGCTGGGCAACATGCTCTTCAGCGTACGCGAGACGAAGTACGTCAACCAGTTCGGGCAGACGGTCGCCCTACAGCGAACCACCGGCATCAGCTACGAGCCATAA
- a CDS encoding SDR family oxidoreductase yields the protein MTANGKVAIVTGGGSGIGRHSALALVNDGYSVAIGGRRLSALEETIAEAGDAGERMLAVSTDVTDVDSIRNLFAQTKEKFGRLDVLFNNAGIGSPRMPMEDIPVDAWKAVVDTNLTGSFICTQEAIKIMKNQDPMGGRIINNGSISAHTPRPDSVAYTATKHSITGLTKSTSLDGRRYNIACGQIDIGNAATPMTQRMGGGVPQASGETIVEPTYDVNHAAEAVLFMSNLPLDTNVQFITIMATKMPYVGRG from the coding sequence ATGACTGCAAACGGCAAAGTTGCCATCGTTACCGGCGGAGGTTCCGGCATCGGCAGGCACAGCGCGCTCGCGTTGGTGAACGACGGCTATTCCGTCGCTATCGGTGGCAGGCGGCTTTCTGCGCTCGAAGAGACTATCGCGGAGGCGGGAGACGCCGGTGAGCGCATGCTCGCCGTCTCTACCGATGTAACGGATGTCGATTCGATTCGCAACCTGTTCGCGCAGACGAAGGAAAAGTTCGGCAGGCTCGATGTGCTGTTCAACAACGCGGGCATCGGCTCGCCGCGAATGCCGATGGAAGACATCCCGGTGGATGCGTGGAAGGCGGTCGTCGATACCAACCTGACCGGCTCGTTCATCTGCACTCAGGAAGCCATCAAGATTATGAAGAACCAAGACCCGATGGGCGGGCGCATAATCAATAACGGCTCTATATCGGCGCACACGCCGCGCCCCGATTCCGTCGCCTACACCGCGACCAAGCACTCCATCACGGGCTTGACGAAATCCACATCGCTGGACGGGCGCAGGTACAACATCGCTTGCGGGCAGATAGACATCGGCAACGCGGCGACGCCTATGACCCAACGCATGGGCGGCGGGGTCCCGCAGGCAAGCGGCGAGACGATAGTCGAGCCTACCTACGATGTCAACCACGCTGCCGAAGCCGTACTGTTCATGTCGAACCTGCCGCTAGACACCAATGTGCAGTTCATCACCATAATGGCGACGAAGATGCCTTATGTCGGCAGGGGGTAG
- a CDS encoding xanthine dehydrogenase family protein subunit M: MVTSAFAYHAPTSVSEAARLLAEHGDEAKLLAGGHSLIPLMKLRLSEPSVLIDLGKIEGMSYVREADGGGLSIGAMTTYADLQASDLVQSGAPLLADAAGQVADQQVRNMGTIGGSLAHADPAGDLPAVAVALNAELVTSSTSGHRTIGIDDFFVDLLTTALGPEEILNEIRIPTLAAGSGSAYAKFGNKASHYAIVGVAAVVTVDGSGNCSGASIGITGAGPTAVRASDAEAALVGSSLDDAAIAAAASAAGNGIEFNEDVHASAEYRAHLTSVYATRAIRAAIANAG, from the coding sequence ATGGTTACAAGTGCATTCGCATATCACGCGCCAACGAGCGTCTCAGAGGCAGCGCGGCTCTTGGCGGAACACGGCGACGAGGCGAAGCTGCTGGCAGGCGGCCATAGCCTTATTCCCCTGATGAAGCTGCGGCTTTCCGAGCCCAGCGTGCTCATCGACCTCGGCAAGATAGAGGGCATGTCCTACGTACGCGAGGCGGATGGCGGCGGTCTGTCGATAGGCGCGATGACGACCTACGCCGACTTGCAGGCGTCCGACCTTGTGCAGAGCGGTGCGCCTCTGCTGGCAGACGCGGCGGGACAGGTCGCTGACCAGCAAGTGCGTAACATGGGCACCATCGGCGGCTCGCTGGCGCACGCCGACCCGGCGGGCGACCTGCCGGCGGTAGCCGTCGCTCTCAACGCCGAGCTGGTGACAAGCTCGACTAGCGGGCATCGCACCATCGGCATCGACGACTTCTTCGTGGACCTGCTCACCACCGCGCTCGGACCCGAAGAAATCCTGAACGAGATTCGCATCCCCACGCTCGCGGCAGGCAGCGGCTCGGCATACGCCAAGTTTGGCAACAAGGCATCGCACTACGCCATCGTAGGCGTGGCGGCGGTGGTAACGGTGGACGGCAGCGGCAATTGCTCCGGCGCGAGCATCGGCATCACGGGCGCCGGTCCGACCGCCGTGCGAGCGAGCGATGCTGAAGCGGCGCTAGTAGGCAGCAGCCTAGACGATGCCGCAATCGCCGCAGCTGCAAGCGCAGCCGGCAACGGCATCGAGTTCAACGAAGACGTGCACGCGTCCGCCGAGTACCGCGCGCACCTTACTTCGGTGTATGCGACACGCGCTATCCGCGCTGCTATCGCCAACGCCGGCTAA
- a CDS encoding (2Fe-2S)-binding protein → MGQSITVVVNGTSHTSEVEPRLLLVQYLRETLNMTGTHVGCDTSNCGACTVILNGNAVKSCTVFAVQADGGKVTTVEGLAAANGDLHAVQEGFWEEHGLQCGFCTPGMIMMSYDLLSKNPSPSEAEIRDGLAGNLCRCTGYHNIVNAVQYAAEKMSS, encoded by the coding sequence ATGGGTCAGTCAATCACTGTAGTGGTCAACGGCACATCACATACCAGCGAGGTAGAGCCGCGCCTGCTGCTGGTGCAGTATCTGCGTGAAACGCTCAATATGACGGGCACGCATGTGGGCTGCGACACGAGCAATTGCGGCGCATGCACGGTCATCCTAAATGGAAACGCCGTGAAGTCTTGCACCGTGTTCGCTGTGCAGGCGGACGGCGGCAAGGTTACGACCGTCGAAGGGCTTGCCGCGGCAAACGGCGACCTTCACGCTGTTCAGGAAGGCTTCTGGGAGGAGCACGGTCTGCAGTGCGGCTTCTGCACGCCGGGCATGATTATGATGTCCTACGACCTGCTGTCGAAGAACCCCAGCCCATCGGAAGCGGAGATTCGCGACGGGCTTGCGGGCAACCTGTGCCGCTGCACGGGCTACCACAACATCGTCAACGCGGTGCAGTACGCCGCCGAGAAGATGTCGTCATAA
- a CDS encoding carbon monoxide dehydrogenase subunit G: protein MIERSFGLKVEGAFTIDAERERVWDMLMTPETLAGCIPGCESFEPVDEDTYNIAMRVGVAAVRGNYTGSVTIADKQHRESYRMVVQGRGRGGSVRGEGVLTLSDINGGTQVSVVGDAQVTGVVARVGQRLMGNASRMLMNQFFNCLKSKIEG, encoded by the coding sequence ATAATCGAGAGGAGTTTTGGCTTGAAGGTAGAAGGCGCTTTCACCATTGACGCCGAGCGCGAGCGCGTTTGGGACATGCTGATGACTCCGGAGACGCTCGCCGGCTGCATACCCGGTTGCGAGAGCTTCGAGCCGGTGGACGAGGACACATACAACATCGCGATGCGCGTGGGCGTGGCGGCGGTGCGCGGCAATTACACTGGCAGCGTTACCATTGCCGATAAGCAACACCGCGAATCGTACAGGATGGTCGTGCAGGGCAGAGGCAGAGGCGGCAGCGTGCGCGGCGAAGGCGTGCTGACGCTCTCGGACATCAATGGCGGCACGCAGGTAAGCGTCGTAGGAGACGCGCAGGTTACCGGCGTGGTCGCCCGCGTGGGACAGCGCCTTATGGGCAACGCATCGCGCATGCTGATGAACCAATTCTTCAACTGCCTGAAATCCAAGATAGAAGGATAA
- a CDS encoding enoyl-CoA hydratase (Catalyzes the reversible hydration of unsaturated fatty acyl-CoA to beta-hydroxyacyl-CoA): MSYQYIETQEIGGVLVITMDDARTRNAIGDEMAAEINAEIDRLEASSTLRALVLTGRDPSFCSGANVKRMNEANEERDEAPIPDDRTPWQHLEEQWEAAASGESYMDGVRFMPLTLHNMQKPTIAAVNGYAMGLGMGIALSCDIRIASENARFSETFIRRGLIPADGSCWQLPRMIGISNTFILQYTGDIVDADEAYRLGMVSKVTPHDRLMDATLELAQRIADGPTYSMAMIKRLVQKSLHTDLEESLRLAGPAQNIARRTADHKEGVRAFVEKRQPRYIGR; the protein is encoded by the coding sequence ATGTCATATCAATACATCGAAACGCAAGAGATCGGCGGCGTGCTGGTCATCACGATGGACGACGCGCGCACTCGCAACGCCATTGGCGACGAGATGGCGGCGGAGATTAACGCCGAGATAGACCGCTTGGAGGCGTCTTCTACTCTGCGCGCGCTGGTGTTGACCGGACGCGATCCGTCGTTCTGCTCCGGCGCGAATGTGAAGCGCATGAACGAAGCCAACGAAGAGCGCGATGAAGCACCCATCCCGGACGACCGGACGCCCTGGCAACACCTCGAGGAGCAGTGGGAAGCCGCCGCGTCGGGCGAGAGCTACATGGACGGCGTGCGCTTTATGCCGCTGACGCTGCACAACATGCAAAAGCCCACAATCGCCGCTGTGAACGGCTACGCGATGGGGCTTGGAATGGGCATCGCGCTGTCTTGCGACATCCGCATCGCGTCCGAAAACGCGCGTTTCTCGGAAACATTCATCCGGCGCGGTCTCATCCCTGCGGACGGGTCGTGCTGGCAGCTGCCGCGCATGATAGGCATCAGCAACACTTTCATCTTGCAATACACAGGCGACATCGTGGACGCGGACGAGGCGTATCGGCTGGGCATGGTCAGCAAGGTTACGCCGCACGACAGGCTGATGGATGCGACGCTTGAGTTGGCGCAGCGCATCGCGGACGGTCCGACATACTCCATGGCGATGATAAAGCGGCTCGTGCAAAAATCGCTGCATACCGATTTGGAAGAAAGCCTGCGTCTCGCCGGACCCGCGCAGAACATCGCGCGCCGTACCGCCGACCACAAAGAAGGCGTGCGGGCATTCGTGGAAAAGCGCCAACCTCGCTACATCGGCAGGTAG
- a CDS encoding DUF2007 domain-containing protein gives MPADNTTVEFATYPNEMEAQMVAQLLRENGIGAFVQPLGFGYGGVGTFQFIPHRVLVYEHNLERAQGILDADADWEDEE, from the coding sequence ATGCCTGCTGATAACACAACGGTCGAGTTTGCCACCTATCCCAACGAGATGGAGGCGCAGATGGTGGCTCAGCTTCTTCGGGAAAACGGAATCGGCGCATTTGTCCAGCCACTGGGTTTCGGGTATGGCGGCGTAGGCACGTTCCAGTTCATTCCCCACCGCGTACTGGTGTACGAGCACAACCTGGAACGCGCTCAAGGGATTCTTGACGCGGATGCCGATTGGGAAGACGAGGAATAG